A stretch of Xenopus laevis strain J_2021 chromosome 8S, Xenopus_laevis_v10.1, whole genome shotgun sequence DNA encodes these proteins:
- the LOC108700415 gene encoding E3 ubiquitin-protein ligase TRIM7 — protein sequence MSSDSLRAELTCGACCEIYTDPVTLPCGHSYCRACIEKTWNWQKGIEEDSSCPECRQTYKRHPELNRNLRLHNIAERFRPTNPEQECSGIFCSYCDSSVPAAKSCLYCETSLCDYHVREHNKSEEHVLADPRASLGHRKCSLHMELLTYYCTEDGAYICASGRQSEEHREHKVETVNEASRKKKEKLSSILLKLSLSMKETEIRTLRLKELGREVAEKAAGETERVTALFRDIREQLEALEKRLLRDISRQTENILPRVSEQIQQLEIKKDELSRKIHHIEKLCNMADPLTVLQEPESHGDDFFGAEFGDYETPERHLDVEMISDTLLSGLSLIVTGIKEWWLYGQEATGLILDISTAANDIFISPDLKIASFSKAKLYWPRTSERFWKSQALSCRSFSSGRCYWDLEGSREWAVGVAYSSIERHGNQSWIGFNDKSWGLCVWNNSYSVRHNSEVTDLSYVPSCGIIRISLDYEIGLLSFYELSEPIRHLYTFSAKFTEPLHAAFWVGIDNAWVRIIS from the coding sequence ATGTCAAGTGATAGTCTTAGGGCAGAGCTAACCTGCGGAGCCTGCTGCGAGATCTATACCGACCCTGTTACCCTGCCTTGCGGCCATAGCTACTGCCGGGCGTGTATTGAGAAAACATGGAACTGGCAGAAGGGGATAGAGGAAGATTCTTCCTGCCCAGAATGCCGACAGACATACAAGAGACACCCTGAACTGAACCGGAACCTGAGGTTGCACAACATAGCAGAGCGATTCCGTCCGACTAACCCAGAGCAGGAATGTTCTGGGATCTTCTGCTCTTACTGTGACTCCTCTGTACCTGCTGCTAAATCCTGTCTCTACTGTGAGACTTCTCTGTGTGATTATCATGTGCGGGAGCACAACAAGTCAGAGGAACATGTCTTAGCTGACCCCAGAGCTTCCTTGGGCCACAGAAAATGCTCCTTACACATGGAACTGCTGACATATTACTGCactgaagatggtgcctatatctGTGCATCTGGCCGACAGAGTGAAGAGCACAGGGAACACAAGGTGGAGACGGTCAATGAGGCCTCtaggaaaaagaaggaaaaattaaGTAGTATTCTTCTTAAATTGTCCCTGTCGATGAAAGAGACTGAGATACGGACTCTGAGGCTGAAGGAGCTcgggagagaagtggcagaaaaagcagctggtgagacagagagagtcactgccctgtttagagacatcagggaacagctggaagccctagagaagcgactcctgagGGACATCTCCAGgcaaacagaaaacattttaccCCGAGTTTCCGAACAAATCCAACAGCTGGAGATAAAGAAGGAtgagctgtccaggaagatccaTCACATTGAGAAgttgtgcaacatggcagatccactcactgtcctacaggaaccgGAATCACATGGAGATGATTTTTTTGGGGCTGAATTTGGAGATTATGAGACCCCAGAGAGACATCTAGATGTGGAAATGATCTCAGACACATTACTCTCGGGGTTATCTCTTATAGTCACTGGAATAAAGGAATGGTGGctctatgggcaggaggctacggGTCTGATACTAGATATAAGCACAGCGGCCaatgatatatttatatcacCAGATCTGAAAATTGCATCTTTTTCAAAAGCCAAGTTGTATTGGCCAAGAACATCAGAAAGATTTTGGAAATCTCAGGCTTTGAGCTGCAGGAGCTTTTCTTCAGGCCGATGTTACTGGGATCTTGAGGGCAGCAGAGAGTGGGCAGTAGGGGTGGCCTATTCCAGTATAGAAAGGCATGGAAATCAGTCCTGGATTGGGTTTAATGACAAGTCCTGGGGTTTATGTGTATGGAACAATAGTTATTCAGTGAGACATAATAGTGAAGTTACTGATTTATCTTATGTTCCTTCCTGTGGGATCATTAGGATCTCCCTGGACTATGAAATTGGTCTgttgtccttttatgagctgagtgagccaatcagacacttataCACCTTCTCTGCCAAattcactgagcccctccatGCGGCATTCTGGGTAGGCATTGATAATGCTTGGGTGAGGATAATCAGCTGA